The sequence below is a genomic window from Pelmatolapia mariae isolate MD_Pm_ZW linkage group LG9, Pm_UMD_F_2, whole genome shotgun sequence.
TACAGAAACGTGTGGTTGTAGTTATTGCTGCTCTGTGTGCTGACAGCAGATACTCAGAACAAAGCGCTGCACACGTGTTCTTTACAAACATCTGCacatagaaaacatggatgaTGGCAGTGAATGAACACGTTTCTGTCATTTGTTTCATTGGCTTCTTGTTTCTGCCTGTGTTCATGTGATGAATGTCTGACACATAAACAGGTTTGTAATCAAACATCACATCATCAGGGAGGCATCATGAAACAAAGTTACTGCTGGAGGCTGAACTCAGTTTGTAATGTTCAAAAATATCACTCAGATCATTTCAAAGCTTTtagttcttcttcttcacttctgtaaaataagagaaagaaaatcagaACCCAGAAGTTCACTTCCTGATGACTgaactctttcaaaataaagctgaaagcTCTGAATGTGACACCGCTGCTCCACCACAGTTTTTagaggaggtcaaaggtcagttcAAAGTGATGGATCCCAAACTTCCAGTACATCCAGTGAAGGACATAATCAGCTGTGTGATGAAGGCTTTTACTGTGGAGTTTGTAGGctgatcactctgtgtttaatAAGACAGGAACAGCAAAGGAAACTTGGATTCTGAACTCAAACAGAAGTTTCTccactttgacttttctctgtgACCATCAGAGCTTCTGCACAGTGTCATCAAATCTGGATGTTTGTCACTGACAGTCAATGATTTTACTGATAAAGAAATGTGTTcacagagggaggaagaggaagaggagtgaTGTTTGTGAGGAGGAGCAGCTGTCCTGCTGTGCTTTGTGTCAGGACGTCCTGAAGGATCCAGTCTCTACCAGCTGTGGACACTGGTTCTGCAGACGGTGCATCTCCTCATACTGGGAccagtctgcttcatcaggagaCTCCTCCTGTCCCCAGTGTGGAAAAAGATCCAGAAGCAGAGCTGGACTGCAGACAgccagtcagagcagctgtgtacaaagtaagactgaacatctgtctgctgatggactcatttctgaaaactggacttcttgttgttgttcagacattgaagagttttctttctgtttttctttctttcagcagatgttggtctgcaggaggttttagatgaacataagatcagtctgaggaggagatgtgaacgtgtgactgaaggaagtgatgaaacaggaagtagaaccctcctcaacaggatctacactgagctctacatcacagagggacagagtgaagaggttcatacccaacatgaggcgaggcagctggagacagcTTCCAAGATGGACGCCCGCCATGACACTCCAATCAGGTGccaggacatctttaaagccttacCTGACCAACAGAGACCCATCAGAGTGGTTCTGACCAACGGCGTGGCTGGTGTTGGTAAAACCTTCTCagtgcagaagttcactctggactgggcagagggcttggagaaccaacatgtcagtgtggtggttctgctttcattcagggagctgaacctgatcagagatgagcagtacagtcttctggagctgctccatgttttccatccaacattacagaaggtcacagcagagaagctggctgtctctcagcttttgttcatctttgacggcctggatgaaagcagactttcattggatttcaccaacaggaagctgctgtctgatgtcacacagaagtcatcagtcagccagctgctgacaaacctcatccaggggaatctgcttccctcggctctcgtctggataacttcccgacctgcagcggccaatcagatccctcctacgTGTGTCGACAGGCTAACAGAAGTACGAGGCTTCACTGACacccagaaggaggagtacttcaggaggagattcagtgatgaagagctgtccagcagaatcatctcccacatgaagacatccaggagcctccacatcatgtgtagtatcccagtcttctgctggatcactgctacagttctggagcacatgttgactacagagcagagaggagagctgcccaagaccctgactgacatgtactcacacttcctgctggttcagacaaagaggaagaagaacaagtaccatgagggacatgagacgagtccacaggagctgacggaggctgacagggaagttcttctgaagctggggaggctggcgtttgaacatctggagaaaggaagcatcatgttctaccaagaagacctggagcagtgtggtctggatgtgacagaggcctcggtgtactcaggagtctactgctttgttcatctgagcattcaggagtttctggctgcagtctacatgttccactgtttcaccaacaggaagacagaggtGCTGAAGGACTATTTGGGGCAAAAGTACAGTGGGTCATCTCTGGATGATTTCCTTAAACGAGCCATGGAAAAATCCCTCCAGAGTAAAATTGGTCACTTGGACCTGTTTGTTCGCTTCCTTCATGGCCTCTGTCTGGAGTCCAACCAGAGACTCTTAGGAGGTCtgctgggtcagacagagaACAGTCCAGAAACCATCCAGAGAGTCATCAAGAACCTGaagaataagaagaagaaggttAAATCCTCTCCTGACAGAAGCATCAACATCTTCCActgtctgatggagatgaaCGACCTCTCAGTACATCAGCAGATCCAAGAGTTCCTGAAGTCAGAGGAAAGGTCAAAGGACCTCACTATGATCCACTGCTCAGCTCTGGCCTTcatgctgcagatgtcagaggaggttCTGGATAAGTTTGACCTGCAGAAGTACAAAGCTTCAAAGGAGGGACGACTGAGACTGATTCCAGCTGTGAGGAACTGCAGAAAGGCTCGGTGAGTCCAGATGTGCTCATTAACATCATTGATCAGTGCAGGTTAACAGTTtaatctttaaattaaaaactcaGTCCTTggttataaagtgctttacaaacacCAACATTACGGCTAACAGCTGGATTCTCCTGTTTCAGTGCAGCTAGCCAAACAACAAAGAGTCTCTTGCTGCTACAGACAGAGTGAAAGTGGATGGTATATCCTCCATTCTTAATGTAAAACACATGCAATGAATTGTAATGCAGCATCTGTGTTTACCTTCATGCAGTTTTCTCTTTATGGTAGACTTGGATATTTAAATGTTTACCTCCTGGAGAGTCTTGTTCGCTTGGATAGCTGTTGTGAAGGGGATTCTCCTCACCCCGTCTCTAAGGGAGACACCAGCTACCCTTCAGAGAACATTTATTTTCCCCACTTGTAACCACGATCTGGTTCTTCCAGTCACtgcccacagctcgtgaccataggtgagggcagggacgtagatcgaccggtaaatttagagcttcgcttttacgctcagctctctcttatACTCTCTCGTATACTATTATACTACACACTATCATTAGTATAGTATACTATTATACTATACACTATTATTAGTATTGTATACTATTATACCACACACATCATTAGTATAGTATACTATTATACTATACACTATTATTAGTATTGTATACTATGATACCACACACTATTATTAGTATAGTATACTATTATACTACACACTATCATTAGTAT
It includes:
- the LOC134634089 gene encoding NLR family CARD domain-containing protein 3-like isoform X1, with product MEEEDGAASAASSCVSVRSDWSKERPPYFSHGPAATKFFNHGAQLTIGQRSQSPASSCVSVRSDWSREIIPPNFSHEPAARKFFSHGAHLTIGRKRKRSDVCEEEQLSCCALCQDVLKDPVSTSCGHWFCRRCISSYWDQSASSGDSSCPQCGKRSRSRAGLQTASQSSCVQTDVGLQEVLDEHKISLRRRCERVTEGSDETGSRTLLNRIYTELYITEGQSEEVHTQHEARQLETASKMDARHDTPIRCQDIFKALPDQQRPIRVVLTNGVAGVGKTFSVQKFTLDWAEGLENQHVSVVVLLSFRELNLIRDEQYSLLELLHVFHPTLQKVTAEKLAVSQLLFIFDGLDESRLSLDFTNRKLLSDVTQKSSVSQLLTNLIQGNLLPSALVWITSRPAAANQIPPTCVDRLTEVRGFTDTQKEEYFRRRFSDEELSSRIISHMKTSRSLHIMCSIPVFCWITATVLEHMLTTEQRGELPKTLTDMYSHFLLVQTKRKKNKYHEGHETSPQELTEADREVLLKLGRLAFEHLEKGSIMFYQEDLEQCGLDVTEASVYSGVYCFVHLSIQEFLAAVYMFHCFTNRKTEVLKDYLGQKYSGSSLDDFLKRAMEKSLQSKIGHLDLFVRFLHGLCLESNQRLLGGLLGQTENSPETIQRVIKNLKNKKKKVKSSPDRSINIFHCLMEMNDLSVHQQIQEFLKSEERSKDLTMIHCSALAFMLQMSEEVLDKFDLQKYKASKEGRLRLIPAVRNCRKARLTQCRLSETHCEVVSSALKSNPSHLGQLDMSNNKLQDSAVKLLCAGLESPNCRLETLRLRFCGLSEISCDYLAAALKSNPSHLRELDLSKNNKLQDSGVKHLCGFLESPGCKLETLRLKGCGLSEISCDYLAAALKSNPSHLRELDLSNDSWSSTNNKLQGSGVKHLCGFLENPGCKLETLRLRFCGLSGISCDYLAAALKSNPSHLRELDLRYNSLKDPDVKQLSDLQQSPDCRLEWLVWI
- the LOC134634089 gene encoding NLR family CARD domain-containing protein 3-like isoform X3, translated to MEEEDGAASAASSCVSVRSDWSKERPPYFSHGPAATKFFNHGAQLTIGQRSQSPASSCVSVRSDWSREIIPPNFSHEPAARKFFSHGAHLTIGRKRKRSDVCEEEQLSCCALCQDVLKDPVSTSCGHWFCRRCISSYWDQSASSGDSSCPQCGKRSRSRAGLQTASQSSCVQTDVGLQEVLDEHKISLRRRCERVTEGSDETGSRTLLNRIYTELYITEGQSEEVHTQHEARQLETASKMDARHDTPIRCQDIFKALPDQQRPIRVVLTNGVAGVGKTFSVQKFTLDWAEGLENQHVSVVVLLSFRELNLIRDEQYSLLELLHVFHPTLQKVTAEKLAVSQLLFIFDGLDESRLSLDFTNRKLLSDVTQKSSVSQLLTNLIQGNLLPSALVWITSRPAAANQIPPTCVDRLTEVRGFTDTQKEEYFRRRFSDEELSSRIISHMKTSRSLHIMCSIPVFCWITATVLEHMLTTEQRGELPKTLTDMYSHFLLVQTKRKKNKYHEGHETSPQELTEADREVLLKLGRLAFEHLEKGSIMFYQEDLEQCGLDVTEASVYSGVYCFVHLSIQEFLAAVYMFHCFTNRKTEVLKDYLGQKYSGSSLDDFLKRAMEKSLQSKIGHLDLFVRFLHGLCLESNQRLLGGLLGQTENSPETIQRVIKNLKNKKKKVKSSPDRSINIFHCLMEMNDLSVHQQIQEFLKSEERSKDLTMIHCSALAFMLQMSEEVLDKFDLQKYKASKEGRLRLIPAVRNCRKARLTQCRLSETHCEVVSSALKSNPSHLGQLDMSNNKLQDSAVKLLCAGLESPNCRLETLRLKGCGLSEISCDYLAAALKSNPSHLRELDLSNDSWSSTNNKLQGSGVKHLCGFLENPGCKLETLRLRFCGLSGISCDYLAAALKSNPSHLRELDLRYNSLKDPDVKQLSDLQQSPDCRLEWLVWI
- the LOC134634089 gene encoding NACHT, LRR and PYD domains-containing protein 12-like isoform X2, with the protein product MEEEDGAASAASSCVSVRSDWSKERPPYFSHGPAATKFFNHGAQLTIGQRSQSPASSCVSVRSDWSREIIPPNFSHEPAARKFFSHGAHLTIGRKRKRSDVCEEEQLSCCALCQDVLKDPVSTSCGHWFCRRCISSYWDQSASSGDSSCPQCGKRSRSRAGLQTASQSSCVQNVGLQEVLDEHKISLRRRCERVTEGSDETGSRTLLNRIYTELYITEGQSEEVHTQHEARQLETASKMDARHDTPIRCQDIFKALPDQQRPIRVVLTNGVAGVGKTFSVQKFTLDWAEGLENQHVSVVVLLSFRELNLIRDEQYSLLELLHVFHPTLQKVTAEKLAVSQLLFIFDGLDESRLSLDFTNRKLLSDVTQKSSVSQLLTNLIQGNLLPSALVWITSRPAAANQIPPTCVDRLTEVRGFTDTQKEEYFRRRFSDEELSSRIISHMKTSRSLHIMCSIPVFCWITATVLEHMLTTEQRGELPKTLTDMYSHFLLVQTKRKKNKYHEGHETSPQELTEADREVLLKLGRLAFEHLEKGSIMFYQEDLEQCGLDVTEASVYSGVYCFVHLSIQEFLAAVYMFHCFTNRKTEVLKDYLGQKYSGSSLDDFLKRAMEKSLQSKIGHLDLFVRFLHGLCLESNQRLLGGLLGQTENSPETIQRVIKNLKNKKKKVKSSPDRSINIFHCLMEMNDLSVHQQIQEFLKSEERSKDLTMIHCSALAFMLQMSEEVLDKFDLQKYKASKEGRLRLIPAVRNCRKARLTQCRLSETHCEVVSSALKSNPSHLGQLDMSNNKLQDSAVKLLCAGLESPNCRLETLRLRFCGLSEISCDYLAAALKSNPSHLRELDLSKNNKLQDSGVKHLCGFLESPGCKLETLRLKGCGLSEISCDYLAAALKSNPSHLRELDLSNDSWSSTNNKLQGSGVKHLCGFLENPGCKLETLRLRFCGLSGISCDYLAAALKSNPSHLRELDLRYNSLKDPDVKQLSDLQQSPDCRLEWLVWI